The sequence below is a genomic window from Rhizobium sp. NXC14.
CAGGCCATCCGCAACTTCGCAAGCCGCGGTTTCAACCCGGTGGTCGCCGTGTCCTTCGCCTGGACCTCGGCTATCGAGAAGGTCGCAGCCGAATTCCCGGATACCAAATTCATCATCGTCGACTCCGTCGTCGACAAGCCGAACGTCCGCTCGGTCGTCTACAAGGAAGAAGAAGGCTCCTACCTCGTCGGCATTCTCGCCGGCATGGCCTCCAAGACCGGCAAGGTCGGCTTCGTCGGCGGCATGGACATTCCGCTGATCCGCAAATTCGAATGCGGCTATGAGCAAGGCGCGCGTGCCGCCAAGGCCGATATCGAGGTGTTCCAGAACATGACCGGCACCACCGGTGCTGCCTGGAACGATCCGGTTCGTGGCGGTGAGCTCACCAAGAACCAGATCGACCAGGGCGCGGATGTTATTTACGCGGCAGCCGGCGCCACCGGCCTTGGTGTTCTGCAGACCGCCGCCGACAACAAGAAGCTGTCGATCGGCGTCGACTCCAACCAGAACCATCTTCATCCGGGCTCGGTCCTGACCTCGATGGTCAAGCGCGTCGACCTCGCCGTCTACAACGCCTACACCGATACCAAGAACGACAAGTTCACCGCGGGCGTTCAGGCCCTCGGCGTCAAGGAAGATGGTGTTGGCGCCGCGATCGACGACAACAACAAGTCGCTGATCACGCCGGAAATGCAGGCTGCGGTCGACAAGGCCAAGGCCGATATCATCGCCGGAACCGTCAAGGTTCACGATTACACCTCGGACAACGCTTGCCCGAAGTGATCAGCGCCCTGATGTAATATCGAGATCGGGCGTATGGCGGAGGGATTTTCGCCATACGCCCTTTTCTTATTTGGAGCCTGCAGTGACAGATAAGCCCGCTATCGAGCTTGTCGGCATCGATAAGAAATTCGGTGCCGTCCATGCCAACAAGGACATTAATCTCACCGTTGCCAAGGGAACGATCCACGGCATCATCGGTGAAAACGGCGCCGGCAAATCGACGTTGATGTCGATCATCTATGGTTTCTACCACGCCGACAGCGGCGAGATCCGCGTCAACGGCAATCCGGTCACCATCCGTGACAGCCAGGCGGCGATCGCCGCCGGCATCGGCATGGTGCACCAGCATTTCATGCTGGTCGATAATTTCACGGTGCTCGAGAACGTCATGCTCGGCGCCGAAGGTGGATCGCTGCTGGCCAGAGGCGTCGCATTGGCCCGCGCCGAGCTCAAGCGACTGGAAACCGAATACGGCCTCGAGGTCGATCCGGACGCACTGATCGAAGAGCTCCCGGTCGGCCTGCAGCAGCGCGTCGAAATCCTGAAAGCCATGTATCGCGGCGCCGAGATCCTGATCCTCGACGAACCTACAGGCGTGCTGACGCCGGCTGAAGCCGACCACCTCTTCCGCATCCTCAAGGTGCTGCGCGACCAGGGCAAGACGATCATCCTCATCACCCATAAGCTGCGCGAGATCATGGCGATCACCGATACGGTCTCCGTCATGCGCCGCGGCGAGATGGTCGCCACCCGCAAGACTGCGGAAACGACGGTGGAGGAGCTTGCCGAGTTGATGGTCGGCCGTCGCGTGCTGCTGCGCGTGCAGAAGGGCGAAGCCAATCCGGGCGCCGCCGTGCTCTCTGTCCGCAACCTGACGGTCAGGGACAATCGCGGCGTCACCATGGTCGATAATGTCTCCTTCGAGGTGCGTGCCGGCGAGATCGTCGGCATCGCCGGTGTCGCCGGCAACGGCCAGTCCGAATTGCTGGAGGCGATCGCCGGTATCCGCAAGCCCGTCTCCGGCGAAATCCTTCTCGACGGCCAGACGATCGACAAGGCCGATCCCGCCCGCCTGCGCGACCTCGGGCTTGCCCATATTCCCGAGGACCGGCACCATATGGGGCTGGTGCTGAAATTCGAGGAATACGAAAACTCCGTCCTCGGCTATCACCGCCGTCCGGGCTACAGCAAAGGGCCGCTGCTCGATCTCGACGCGATCCGCCAGGATGCCATGGAGAAGATCGAAAAATACGACATCCGCCCGCCGAATCCGCGGCTGAAGACGGCCAATTTCTCCGGCGGCAACCAGCAGAAGATCGTCGTCGCGCGCGAAATCGAACGCGATCCGAAGATGCTGATCATCGGCCAGCCGACGCGCGGCGTCGATATCGGCGCCATCGAATTCATTCACCGCCGGATCATCGAGATGCGCGACGCGGGCAAGGCGATCCTGCTCGTCTCCGTCGAGCTCGATGAGATCCGCGCCCTTTCCGACCGTATCCTTGTCATGTTCGCCGGCCATGTCGTCGGTGAGAAGACGCCCGATGCCGGTGAACAGACCCTCGGCCTGATGATGGCCGGCATTGCCGCGTGAGGCCTTTATGAGCACTGCTTCCGTTCCGCTTCCGAGATGGATCAATTACGGTCTGATCCCGCTTTTAAATCTCGTCGTTGCCTTCTTGATCTCGGGTTTCGTCGTCTGGCTGATCGGCGAAAGCCCGCTTGCCGCTCTTTCGCTGCTGATCGAGGGTGCCTTCGGCAGCGGCGAAGGCATAGGCTTCACACTCTACTATGCAACGAGTTTCATCTTCACTGGCCTTTCCGTAGCAGTCGCCATCCACGCCGGTCTCTTTAACATCGGCTCCGAAGGTCAGGCCTATATTGGCGGTCTCGGCTGTGCGCTGGTAGCGCTTGCGCTCGACAATTACGTGCCCTGGTATGTGACGATGCCGATCGCCATTGTCGGCGCCGGGATATTCGGTGCGGCATGGGCCTTCATTCCCGCTTTCCTGCAGGCCAAACGCGGCAGCCATATCGTTATCACGACGATCATGTTCAATTACATCGCAGCCGCTCTCATGGTCTATCTGCTGGTGCACGTGCTGATCGTGCCGGGCAAGATGGCGCCGGAAACCCGCACCTTTCTCGAGGGTGGGCAGCTTCCGAAGCTTGGCTGGATCATGAGCATTTTCGGAGCCAAATTGGGTGCAGCACCCTTCAACGTCTCCTTCATCATCGCCCTCCTTGCCGCCTGGTTTGTCTGGATCCTCATCTGGCGCACTAAGCTCGGCTTTGAGATGCGTACACTCGGCGTGAGCTCGACAGCCGCTGCCTATGCCGGCATACCCTATGCACGCATCGTCATCATCGCCATGCTGATTTCAGGCGCGCTCGCCGGCATGATGGCGCTCAATCCGGTCATG
It includes:
- a CDS encoding BMP family ABC transporter substrate-binding protein translates to MKKSLLTLLAVAAMSTTALAADVKPALVYGTGGKFDKSFNEAAYNGAEKFKAETGIAYRDFEPTGDTQGEQAIRNFASRGFNPVVAVSFAWTSAIEKVAAEFPDTKFIIVDSVVDKPNVRSVVYKEEEGSYLVGILAGMASKTGKVGFVGGMDIPLIRKFECGYEQGARAAKADIEVFQNMTGTTGAAWNDPVRGGELTKNQIDQGADVIYAAAGATGLGVLQTAADNKKLSIGVDSNQNHLHPGSVLTSMVKRVDLAVYNAYTDTKNDKFTAGVQALGVKEDGVGAAIDDNNKSLITPEMQAAVDKAKADIIAGTVKVHDYTSDNACPK
- a CDS encoding ABC transporter ATP-binding protein — encoded protein: MTDKPAIELVGIDKKFGAVHANKDINLTVAKGTIHGIIGENGAGKSTLMSIIYGFYHADSGEIRVNGNPVTIRDSQAAIAAGIGMVHQHFMLVDNFTVLENVMLGAEGGSLLARGVALARAELKRLETEYGLEVDPDALIEELPVGLQQRVEILKAMYRGAEILILDEPTGVLTPAEADHLFRILKVLRDQGKTIILITHKLREIMAITDTVSVMRRGEMVATRKTAETTVEELAELMVGRRVLLRVQKGEANPGAAVLSVRNLTVRDNRGVTMVDNVSFEVRAGEIVGIAGVAGNGQSELLEAIAGIRKPVSGEILLDGQTIDKADPARLRDLGLAHIPEDRHHMGLVLKFEEYENSVLGYHRRPGYSKGPLLDLDAIRQDAMEKIEKYDIRPPNPRLKTANFSGGNQQKIVVAREIERDPKMLIIGQPTRGVDIGAIEFIHRRIIEMRDAGKAILLVSVELDEIRALSDRILVMFAGHVVGEKTPDAGEQTLGLMMAGIAA
- a CDS encoding ABC transporter permease encodes the protein MSTASVPLPRWINYGLIPLLNLVVAFLISGFVVWLIGESPLAALSLLIEGAFGSGEGIGFTLYYATSFIFTGLSVAVAIHAGLFNIGSEGQAYIGGLGCALVALALDNYVPWYVTMPIAIVGAGIFGAAWAFIPAFLQAKRGSHIVITTIMFNYIAAALMVYLLVHVLIVPGKMAPETRTFLEGGQLPKLGWIMSIFGAKLGAAPFNVSFIIALLAAWFVWILIWRTKLGFEMRTLGVSSTAAAYAGIPYARIVIIAMLISGALAGMMALNPVMGSSARLQVEFVGGAGFVGIAVSLMGRNHPLGIIFSAILFGTLYQGGDWISFEMPNITREMILVIQGLVILFAGALEYMFRPAMVHIYQQFKRA